One Cystobacter fuscus DSM 2262 DNA segment encodes these proteins:
- a CDS encoding non-ribosomal peptide synthetase: MKQTPLAMAIPRSPRSQPIPVSYAQRRLWFMDRLEPNSAAYNMPFALRLEGALDTEILRRSFELIVHRHEVLRTTFEQRDGEPFQRIHAPMRWSMPVIDLSGRPAHTRDTEARRLEQEEASRPFELERGPLLRTTLVKCSDAEHLLLVTMHHIISDGWSTGVMMSEFATNYEGLRRGGPPTLPELPIQYADHALWQRQMLSGPLLEEQLAYWRKQLADMPPALRLPLDRPRPAKPSHKGAEHVVWIPLEIATGLRELAHREGATLFMVLLAAFQLLLSRLTGQEDIAVGTPIAGRMRRELEGLIGFFVNTLVLRADSSGNPSFAQFLARVTETTLNAYANQDVPFDMLVERLAPRREPGLTPLFQVMFTVQNAWTEGVRLEGLTATPREVHGGTAKFDLMLQVRERADGLEAMFEYSTELFDAATVERMGRCYATLLEGLRKTGGGARCRELRLLGEGERRQLLEEWNRTASDFPRERCVHELFEEQAELHPEAIAVEAEGESLTYRELNLRANRVAHALRERGVAPESRVGLCVERSPEMLVAMLGILKAGGAYVPLDPRLPAERLSFMTRDVGLQVVVASRAHRPVAERLGEVLEPGSWLGESSATANPVSGARAENLVYVMYTSGSTGEPKGVAIEHRNVNRLVRGANYVHLGPDEVFLQLAPSSFDASTFEIWGCLLNGGRLVLPPPKEGSLRRLSELLEQHGVTTLWLTAGLFHQFVQEDVDGLARVRQVLAGGDVLSPWHVRRFLERGGRRLINGYGPTETTTFACCHRMERPEQVGESVSIGRPIANTTAYVVDTAGELVPMGVAGELWIGGEGVGRGYWNRPELTAARFLGNPWGPGRLYRTGDRVRWRADGTLEYLGRIDFQVKLRGFRIEPGEVEAVLRRHPEVRDAVVLVREEPPGDKRLVAYVATAAHEAPSNRENLRQYLHRQLPDYMVPSAFVPLPTLPLTPNGKVDRRALPAPEVPVTGPVVPPRDRLELMLSELWREALHVPNVGVTQNFFELGGHSLLALGLMTRIERQLGRRLPVASLFTHPTIEQLATLLRQERIGRDGNSPLVPLRTEGSRPPLFCVHPIGGSVLGYGTLVRHLDVDQPVYGLEAPSLDGTRPVYPSLEAMAADYLQAVRQVQPEGPYRLAGWSMGGVVAFEMARQLTRSGARVELLALLDSWSPMLEPQEANAPLDELALLELFAHDMARAIGHPHPLFSPEELARRDLEERRALLLERAHGLGLLPPDVGREMLDALLRTFRAHEQALRHYVPQTLPVDRVVLFRPDEPASNRPPLGGWNTVVPSELELRRVPGDHYSMMAEPHVRELARQLRDML; the protein is encoded by the coding sequence GTGAAGCAGACGCCACTGGCCATGGCCATTCCACGCAGCCCACGCTCCCAGCCCATCCCCGTGTCGTATGCGCAACGGCGGCTGTGGTTCATGGACAGGCTCGAGCCGAACAGCGCCGCCTACAACATGCCCTTCGCGCTGCGGCTGGAAGGAGCACTGGACACCGAGATCCTGCGGCGCTCGTTCGAGCTCATCGTCCACCGGCATGAAGTCCTGCGCACCACGTTCGAGCAACGGGACGGAGAGCCCTTCCAGCGCATCCATGCCCCCATGCGGTGGTCGATGCCGGTGATCGATCTCTCGGGACGGCCAGCGCACACGCGCGACACGGAGGCACGGCGGCTGGAACAAGAGGAAGCCAGCCGGCCGTTCGAGCTCGAACGCGGCCCCCTGCTCCGAACGACGCTCGTCAAATGCTCGGACGCCGAGCACCTCCTGCTCGTCACCATGCATCACATCATCAGTGATGGGTGGTCCACGGGCGTGATGATGAGCGAGTTCGCCACGAACTACGAGGGACTCCGGCGAGGAGGGCCGCCGACGTTACCGGAGCTCCCCATCCAGTACGCCGACCATGCCCTGTGGCAACGGCAGATGCTCTCGGGACCCCTCCTGGAAGAGCAGCTCGCCTATTGGAGGAAGCAGCTCGCCGACATGCCCCCGGCCCTGCGGCTTCCCCTGGATCGTCCCAGACCCGCGAAGCCCAGCCACAAAGGGGCCGAGCACGTCGTATGGATTCCGCTGGAGATCGCCACGGGACTGAGGGAGCTGGCCCACCGGGAAGGGGCCACGCTGTTCATGGTGCTGCTCGCGGCGTTCCAGCTGTTGCTCTCGCGTCTGACGGGGCAGGAGGACATCGCCGTGGGGACCCCCATCGCGGGCCGGATGCGGCGCGAGCTGGAGGGGTTGATCGGGTTCTTCGTCAACACGCTCGTCCTTCGTGCCGACTCGAGCGGCAACCCGTCCTTCGCGCAGTTCCTGGCACGGGTCACGGAGACGACGCTCAACGCCTATGCGAATCAAGACGTGCCCTTCGACATGCTCGTCGAACGGCTGGCACCGCGCAGGGAGCCAGGGCTCACGCCGCTCTTCCAGGTGATGTTCACCGTACAGAACGCATGGACGGAGGGGGTCCGGCTCGAGGGGTTGACGGCGACACCCCGCGAGGTGCACGGCGGCACGGCGAAGTTCGACCTCATGCTGCAGGTGAGGGAGAGAGCGGACGGCCTGGAGGCGATGTTCGAGTACAGCACCGAACTGTTCGACGCCGCCACGGTGGAGCGCATGGGCCGCTGCTACGCCACGCTCCTGGAAGGTCTTCGCAAGACAGGGGGCGGAGCCCGGTGCCGCGAGCTGAGGCTGCTCGGCGAGGGCGAGCGCAGGCAACTGCTCGAGGAGTGGAACCGGACGGCCTCCGATTTTCCGCGCGAGCGCTGTGTCCACGAGTTGTTCGAGGAGCAGGCGGAGCTCCATCCAGAGGCCATCGCGGTCGAGGCCGAGGGAGAATCACTCACCTATCGCGAGCTGAACCTCCGAGCCAACCGCGTGGCGCATGCGCTGCGCGAGCGGGGAGTGGCGCCCGAGTCTCGCGTCGGGCTGTGCGTCGAGCGCTCGCCGGAGATGCTCGTGGCGATGCTTGGCATCCTGAAGGCGGGTGGTGCCTATGTCCCGTTGGATCCGCGCCTTCCAGCCGAACGGCTCTCCTTCATGACGCGGGACGTGGGCCTCCAGGTGGTGGTGGCGTCGCGGGCGCACCGCCCCGTGGCGGAGCGTCTGGGAGAAGTGTTGGAGCCTGGCTCCTGGCTCGGGGAGTCATCCGCCACGGCCAACCCCGTGAGCGGCGCGCGCGCGGAGAATCTCGTCTACGTGATGTACACGTCCGGTTCGACGGGCGAGCCAAAGGGAGTCGCGATCGAGCATCGAAACGTGAATCGTCTCGTGCGCGGTGCGAATTACGTCCACCTGGGTCCTGACGAGGTGTTCCTCCAGCTCGCGCCGAGTTCATTCGATGCGTCGACCTTCGAGATCTGGGGATGTCTGCTGAACGGAGGAAGACTGGTGTTGCCGCCACCGAAGGAGGGCTCGTTGCGGCGGCTCAGCGAGCTCCTGGAGCAACACGGGGTGACGACGCTCTGGCTGACCGCGGGCCTCTTCCATCAATTCGTCCAGGAAGACGTGGACGGACTGGCACGCGTCCGACAGGTACTCGCGGGAGGAGACGTGCTGTCGCCGTGGCACGTGCGGCGTTTCCTGGAGCGGGGGGGACGGCGGCTCATCAATGGCTATGGGCCAACGGAGACGACGACGTTCGCGTGCTGCCACCGGATGGAGCGCCCCGAGCAGGTGGGAGAGAGCGTTTCCATCGGGCGACCCATCGCCAACACGACGGCCTACGTGGTGGACACGGCCGGGGAGCTCGTGCCCATGGGGGTGGCGGGCGAGCTCTGGATTGGAGGAGAAGGCGTCGGTCGCGGGTATTGGAACCGGCCGGAGCTGACGGCGGCGCGGTTCCTGGGAAATCCCTGGGGACCGGGTCGCCTGTATCGGACGGGAGATCGCGTGCGCTGGCGGGCCGATGGGACCTTGGAATACCTGGGCCGCATCGACTTCCAGGTGAAGTTGCGCGGCTTTCGCATCGAACCCGGTGAGGTGGAAGCCGTGCTGCGCCGTCATCCGGAAGTGCGGGATGCCGTGGTGCTCGTCCGGGAGGAGCCGCCCGGAGACAAGCGGTTGGTGGCCTACGTCGCCACGGCCGCGCATGAAGCCCCGTCCAATCGAGAAAACCTGCGGCAATACCTGCACCGGCAATTGCCCGACTACATGGTGCCCTCCGCCTTCGTGCCGCTGCCCACGCTGCCGCTCACCCCGAACGGCAAGGTGGACCGGCGCGCGCTCCCCGCACCCGAAGTTCCCGTCACCGGGCCCGTCGTCCCCCCGAGAGATCGGCTGGAGCTGATGCTCTCGGAGCTCTGGCGGGAGGCGCTGCATGTCCCCAACGTGGGAGTCACCCAGAATTTCTTCGAGCTCGGCGGCCACTCACTGCTCGCGCTGGGATTGATGACGCGAATCGAACGCCAGCTGGGCCGCCGCCTCCCGGTGGCGTCCCTCTTCACCCATCCCACCATCGAACAGCTCGCCACGCTGCTGCGCCAGGAGCGCATCGGCCGCGACGGCAACTCCCCCCTCGTCCCCCTCCGGACCGAGGGGTCCCGGCCACCGCTCTTCTGTGTCCACCCCATCGGGGGGAGCGTCCTGGGCTATGGCACGCTCGTGCGCCATCTGGACGTGGACCAACCCGTCTACGGCCTGGAGGCGCCGAGCCTCGATGGCACCCGTCCGGTCTACCCTTCTCTGGAAGCCATGGCCGCCGACTACCTCCAGGCGGTGCGGCAGGTGCAGCCCGAAGGGCCCTACCGGCTCGCCGGCTGGTCCATGGGCGGCGTGGTGGCCTTCGAGATGGCCCGGCAGCTCACGCGAAGCGGCGCCAGGGTCGAGTTGCTGGCACTGCTGGACAGCTGGTCCCCGATGCTCGAGCCACAAGAGGCGAACGCGCCCCTGGACGAGCTGGCGCTGCTCGAGCTGTTCGCGCACGACATGGCACGCGCCATCGGGCACCCCCACCCGCTTTTCTCCCCCGAGGAGCTGGCACGACGCGACCTCGAGGAGCGACGCGCGCTGCTGCTGGAACGAGCGCACGGCCTGGGCTTGCTGCCACCCGACGTGGGCAGGGAGATGCTGGACGCCTTGCTACGGACCTTCCGGGCCCACGAGCAGGCACTGCGGCACTATGTGCCTCAAACGCTTCCCGTGGATCGAGTGGTGCTCTTCCGGCCGGACGAGCCGGCGAGCAACCGTCCCCCCCTGGGCGGCTGGAACACGGTGGTCCCCTCGGAGCTGGAGCTGCGCCGCGTTCCGGGCGACCACTATTCAATGATGGCCGAGCCGCATGTCCGCGAACTC
- a CDS encoding penicillin acylase family protein: MRSPCFHFLVVLGLAMLSACEGGDEQPAGIKATIRRTSYGIPHITAEDYRGVGAGLGYAQAQDAVCTLADQILKVRGERASYFGPGAGEANIDSDLTYLGLGLLARAQAAYDQQSPAMKELVEGFADGYNHYLENTPAENLPAPCTGASWVKPIRGVDLLAYHLDLSLLDSLAPLLGYVANAQPPLASVAVSSLPPGGPPLPRPRDFELGSNGWALGRERTSGGGGMLVANPHFPWEGALRFYESHLTLPGKLDVYGGSLLGMPVINIGFNRDVAWTHTVTSSSHFVVYRLTLPEGDPTSYEYDGRTRKMTREEHTIRVREADGTFRQVKRTFWRSHHGPMLNGPGAEWTSRLAYTIRDANEGNHYFAEQWLRMNEAGGLDELSAAQAEVRGIPWVNTLAASADGRTRYEDASRVPQLSAETIAAYRLSLERDADTRFFEAQHILLLDGSTSRDEWVGLEDTTRGLMPVENAPHLVRTDFVMNANDSPIYSNPAEPLRNIPFPYEVYATAQGRLSPRAHMNLTLLTEQGKASPAGADGRFTRSELEHAILSNRAWLAEQLLAPVVSRCQGVDTVDLQGEPVRIADACQALAAWDGRMELDRTGAVVWREFLGQFSRQELVDKGALFAQPFAPDQPLSTPSGLAPAPASGPDPLLEKLGAAVVQLTRAGIRVDARLGDVQFTRKGERVIPIHGGLGDLEGVANVVGYTSANSTLLPRTERQQVLSASTGLTTEGYPVNNGSSFLMVMEFTEAGPRASALLTYSQTTDPLSPRFSDQTLLFRDKHLRPVLFEEADIQADPALELTRLEFTPTSRSP; encoded by the coding sequence ATGCGTTCTCCTTGCTTCCATTTCCTCGTTGTCCTCGGACTGGCCATGCTCTCCGCCTGCGAAGGCGGTGACGAGCAGCCCGCGGGGATCAAGGCCACGATTCGACGAACCTCGTACGGAATTCCCCACATCACGGCGGAGGATTATCGGGGAGTGGGAGCCGGGCTCGGTTACGCCCAGGCGCAGGACGCGGTGTGCACGCTCGCCGATCAGATCCTCAAGGTTCGCGGCGAGCGTGCCAGCTATTTCGGTCCCGGAGCGGGCGAGGCCAACATCGACAGCGATCTCACCTACCTGGGGCTGGGACTGCTGGCACGCGCCCAGGCCGCGTATGATCAGCAGTCGCCCGCGATGAAGGAGCTGGTGGAAGGGTTCGCCGATGGGTACAACCACTATCTTGAAAACACACCGGCGGAAAACCTGCCGGCGCCCTGCACCGGCGCCAGCTGGGTGAAGCCCATTCGGGGGGTAGATCTCCTCGCGTACCACCTCGACCTCTCGCTTCTCGACAGCCTCGCGCCGCTCCTGGGCTACGTCGCGAATGCCCAGCCGCCCCTGGCGAGCGTGGCGGTCTCGAGCCTTCCGCCAGGAGGGCCTCCCCTGCCCAGGCCGCGTGACTTCGAGCTGGGGAGCAACGGCTGGGCGCTCGGTCGTGAGCGGACATCCGGGGGCGGAGGCATGCTGGTCGCCAACCCGCATTTCCCGTGGGAGGGTGCGCTCCGCTTCTACGAAAGCCATCTCACCCTTCCAGGAAAACTGGATGTGTATGGCGGCTCCCTTCTCGGGATGCCGGTGATCAACATCGGGTTCAACCGCGACGTCGCATGGACCCACACGGTGACCTCCTCGAGCCATTTCGTGGTGTACAGGCTGACGTTGCCGGAGGGGGATCCCACCTCCTACGAATATGACGGCCGGACGCGGAAGATGACGCGGGAGGAGCACACCATCCGCGTGCGCGAGGCCGACGGAACCTTCCGCCAGGTCAAGCGCACGTTCTGGCGCAGCCACCATGGCCCCATGCTCAACGGCCCCGGCGCGGAGTGGACCAGCAGGCTCGCCTACACCATCCGCGACGCCAATGAAGGCAATCATTACTTCGCGGAGCAATGGCTGAGAATGAACGAGGCCGGCGGGCTCGACGAGCTCTCCGCCGCGCAGGCCGAGGTGCGTGGTATCCCCTGGGTCAACACCCTCGCGGCGAGCGCGGATGGACGGACCCGGTATGAAGACGCGTCCCGGGTGCCTCAGCTGAGCGCCGAGACCATCGCGGCCTACCGTCTTTCACTCGAGCGGGACGCGGATACCCGGTTCTTCGAGGCTCAGCACATCCTCTTGCTTGACGGAAGCACGTCACGCGACGAGTGGGTGGGGCTGGAGGACACGACCCGGGGATTGATGCCGGTGGAGAATGCGCCGCATCTGGTCCGCACGGACTTCGTGATGAACGCGAACGACTCGCCGATCTACTCCAACCCAGCCGAGCCGCTGCGGAACATTCCCTTTCCCTACGAGGTCTATGCCACGGCGCAGGGGCGGCTCAGTCCCCGGGCCCACATGAACCTCACCCTTCTCACCGAGCAAGGCAAAGCCTCCCCGGCCGGCGCCGATGGCCGATTCACGCGGTCCGAGCTCGAGCACGCCATCCTGAGCAATCGCGCCTGGCTGGCGGAGCAGCTCCTCGCCCCGGTCGTGAGCCGCTGCCAGGGGGTGGACACGGTGGACCTCCAGGGAGAGCCCGTGCGCATCGCGGACGCGTGCCAGGCGCTCGCGGCATGGGATGGCCGAATGGAGCTCGATCGCACGGGAGCTGTTGTCTGGCGCGAGTTCCTCGGCCAATTCAGCCGGCAGGAGCTCGTGGACAAGGGAGCACTCTTCGCGCAGCCCTTCGCGCCCGACCAGCCGTTGTCGACACCGTCCGGACTCGCTCCAGCCCCCGCCTCGGGCCCGGATCCCCTCCTCGAGAAGCTCGGGGCGGCCGTCGTCCAGCTCACGCGCGCCGGCATTCGCGTGGACGCGCGGTTGGGCGACGTGCAATTCACGCGCAAGGGCGAGCGGGTGATCCCGATTCATGGAGGCCTGGGAGATCTCGAAGGGGTCGCCAACGTCGTCGGGTATACCAGCGCGAATTCAACCTTGTTGCCGCGCACGGAGCGTCAACAGGTGCTCTCGGCGAGCACGGGACTCACGACGGAAGGGTATCCCGTCAACAATGGCTCGAGCTTCCTCATGGTCATGGAGTTCACCGAGGCGGGCCCCCGCGCCTCCGCGCTCCTCACCTACTCCCAGACAACCGATCCCCTCTCCCCGCGTTTCTCCGACCAGACGCTCCTCTTCCGAGACAAGCACTTGCGTCCCGTGCTTTTCGAGGAGGCAGACATCCAAGCGGACCCCGCGCTCGAGCTCACGCGGCTCGAGTTCACGCCCACCTCGAGGTCGCCGTGA
- a CDS encoding non-ribosomal peptide synthetase, with translation MTTKRDNQDLLSSLSPAQRAMVLKALKEEALKAQKPPIVHRATGLDPVPLSLAQSRLWLFSQLRPGSPAYNEVSALRMEGSLDVRVLERSIQEIMNRHEALRTTFSTVEGKPVQVISPSHATTLQVVNLSGLSEHMRSAELQRLTEEEARKPFDLTQGPLLRTTLFLLGEQRSVLMVTAHHIVLDGWSIGVFQRELAELYKAFSQGSPSSLDALPIQYADYALWQKQWLRDDVLKRQLDYWVRQLSDMPPLLQLPFAQPRPETETFAGATEYFKLDKQLSDALAALSRKANTSLFMTLLAGFQTLIHRYTNQTDIPVGTVVANREQPELEQLIGFFVNTLVMRGRLHDNPSFNQVLERVRDTALTAYEHQEIPFDHVVEALQPERSLSYNPLFQVMFILQNTPEHAFALPGLTLSSLQLGSVTAKYDLTLSMEETPRGLTGHWEYNSDLFDAATIRRMSGHLETLLRAIVQAPEKPISELPLLTEPEKQQLLVEWNQTDAHFPRDTCIQHIFEAQAERTPEAIALEQGEQRLGYREVNQRANQVAHLLRERGVGPGALVGVCLQRSVDMVVAMLGVMKAGGTYVPMDPSYPAQRLSYMLEDSNVAVLLTHSQLRSRFSLDDEKVVRLDADWSDISRRSPTNPAPLAGPGDLAYVIYTSGSTGTPKGVRVSHRNLVHSTSARWAYYREPVTSFLLLSSFAFDSSVAGIYWTLTQGGRLILPEGEGAPDLSKLHEVISTRQVSHLLCIPSVYSLVMQNAQPHDLSSLRTVIVAGEPCPAQLVERHLEVAGSATLYNEYGPTEATVWSTVHKLDAKPPRANVSIGRPIANTRIYILDAHQQPVPVGVPGELHVGGEGVTHGYLHRRELTEARFIPNPFSGRMGDRLYKTGDLARYSPDGLIEFMGRIDEQVKIRGYRIEPGEIEALLQQHPAVLEAVVITRDDGQGNKRLVAYLAVDRARNASASELRDFALEHLPGFSVPSAFVLLEQLPRLPNGKVDRKALPAQEEPREENANTATSDWSDLQRTIATLWKETIGVQAASLDDNFFKVGGDSLSIIRVFNRLRDVVGKNIAITDLFKHPTIRTLSEFLEK, from the coding sequence ATGACCACCAAAAGAGACAACCAAGATCTGCTCAGCAGCCTCTCTCCCGCCCAGCGAGCGATGGTGCTCAAAGCCCTGAAGGAAGAGGCGCTCAAGGCGCAGAAGCCGCCCATCGTCCACCGCGCGACGGGGCTCGATCCCGTGCCGTTGTCGCTCGCGCAGAGCCGGTTGTGGCTGTTCAGCCAGTTGCGGCCCGGCAGCCCCGCGTACAACGAGGTGTCGGCATTGCGCATGGAGGGCTCGCTCGATGTGCGGGTGCTGGAGCGGAGCATCCAGGAGATCATGAACCGCCACGAGGCCCTCCGGACGACGTTCTCGACCGTCGAGGGCAAGCCCGTTCAGGTCATCTCCCCCTCGCACGCCACGACGCTGCAGGTCGTGAACCTGAGCGGGCTGTCGGAGCACATGCGCTCCGCCGAGCTCCAACGCCTGACGGAAGAGGAAGCCCGAAAGCCCTTCGATCTCACCCAGGGGCCCCTGCTGCGGACCACCCTGTTCCTGCTCGGTGAGCAGCGAAGCGTGCTCATGGTGACGGCGCATCACATCGTCCTGGACGGCTGGTCGATCGGTGTCTTCCAGAGAGAACTCGCGGAGCTCTACAAGGCCTTCAGCCAGGGGAGTCCCTCTTCTCTCGACGCGTTGCCGATCCAGTACGCGGACTATGCCCTGTGGCAGAAGCAGTGGCTGCGAGACGATGTCCTCAAGCGGCAGCTCGACTATTGGGTGCGGCAGTTGAGCGACATGCCGCCTCTCTTGCAGTTGCCGTTCGCCCAGCCGCGTCCCGAGACCGAGACGTTCGCCGGCGCGACCGAGTACTTCAAGCTGGACAAGCAGCTCAGCGACGCCCTCGCCGCCCTGAGCCGCAAGGCGAACACGAGCCTGTTCATGACGTTGCTCGCGGGGTTCCAGACCCTGATCCACCGCTACACGAACCAGACCGACATCCCCGTGGGAACGGTGGTCGCCAACCGCGAGCAGCCAGAACTCGAGCAGCTCATCGGGTTCTTCGTGAACACGCTGGTGATGCGTGGGCGGCTGCACGACAACCCGAGTTTCAACCAGGTGCTCGAGCGGGTGCGCGACACGGCGCTCACCGCCTACGAGCATCAGGAGATTCCCTTCGATCACGTGGTGGAGGCGCTCCAACCCGAGCGGTCGCTGAGCTACAACCCGCTCTTCCAGGTGATGTTCATCCTGCAGAACACGCCCGAGCACGCGTTCGCCCTGCCAGGACTCACGCTCTCGTCCTTGCAGCTGGGCAGTGTCACCGCCAAGTACGATCTGACCTTGTCCATGGAGGAAACGCCGAGGGGTCTGACGGGACACTGGGAGTACAACAGCGACTTGTTCGACGCCGCGACCATCCGGCGGATGAGTGGGCATCTGGAGACCCTGCTGAGGGCCATCGTCCAGGCGCCCGAGAAGCCCATCTCCGAGCTTCCCCTGCTGACGGAGCCCGAGAAACAGCAGCTCCTCGTGGAGTGGAACCAGACGGACGCCCACTTCCCCCGGGACACCTGCATCCAGCACATCTTCGAGGCCCAGGCCGAGCGCACGCCGGAAGCCATCGCGCTCGAGCAGGGCGAGCAGCGGCTCGGCTACCGTGAGGTGAATCAGCGAGCCAACCAGGTCGCCCACCTCCTGCGCGAACGGGGCGTCGGTCCGGGTGCCCTGGTGGGGGTGTGCCTCCAGCGCTCCGTCGACATGGTGGTCGCGATGCTGGGCGTGATGAAGGCCGGCGGAACGTACGTGCCGATGGATCCCTCGTACCCGGCTCAGCGGTTGAGCTACATGCTCGAGGATTCGAACGTCGCCGTCCTGCTGACGCACAGCCAGTTGCGCTCACGGTTTTCCCTGGACGACGAGAAGGTTGTCCGCCTGGATGCCGATTGGAGTGACATCTCCCGGCGGAGCCCCACCAACCCCGCGCCGCTCGCGGGCCCTGGGGACCTCGCGTACGTCATCTACACCTCCGGGTCCACCGGCACGCCCAAGGGTGTGCGCGTGAGCCACCGCAACCTCGTGCACTCCACCAGCGCGCGGTGGGCGTACTACCGCGAGCCCGTCACCAGCTTCCTGCTGCTGTCGTCCTTCGCGTTCGACAGCTCCGTCGCGGGCATCTACTGGACGTTGACGCAAGGAGGCCGCCTCATCCTCCCCGAGGGCGAGGGTGCTCCCGATCTCTCCAAGCTCCACGAGGTGATCTCCACACGCCAGGTGTCCCACCTGTTGTGCATTCCCTCCGTCTATTCCCTGGTCATGCAGAACGCACAACCCCACGACCTGTCCTCCCTGAGGACGGTCATCGTGGCGGGAGAGCCCTGCCCGGCCCAGCTGGTCGAGCGCCATCTCGAGGTGGCCGGGAGCGCCACGCTCTACAATGAGTATGGGCCCACCGAAGCCACCGTCTGGAGCACGGTCCACAAGCTGGATGCGAAACCGCCGCGGGCGAACGTGTCCATTGGCCGCCCCATCGCCAACACGCGCATCTACATCCTCGACGCCCACCAGCAACCCGTTCCCGTGGGCGTGCCCGGCGAGCTCCACGTGGGCGGAGAGGGTGTCACCCACGGGTATCTCCACCGCCGCGAGCTCACGGAGGCCCGCTTCATTCCCAATCCGTTCAGCGGGCGGATGGGTGATCGGCTCTACAAGACGGGTGACCTGGCACGCTACTCGCCAGACGGCCTGATCGAGTTCATGGGTCGCATCGACGAGCAGGTCAAGATTCGCGGCTACCGCATCGAACCCGGCGAAATCGAGGCGTTGTTGCAGCAGCACCCCGCCGTCCTGGAAGCCGTGGTCATCACCCGCGACGACGGCCAGGGCAACAAACGGTTGGTGGCGTACCTCGCGGTCGACCGCGCGCGCAACGCGTCCGCCTCCGAGCTGCGGGACTTCGCCCTCGAGCACCTCCCTGGATTCTCCGTCCCGTCCGCGTTCGTGCTCCTCGAGCAGCTCCCGCGGCTGCCCAACGGCAAGGTGGATCGCAAGGCCTTGCCCGCGCAGGAAGAGCCCCGCGAGGAGAACGCGAACACCGCCACCTCCGATTGGAGCGACCTGCAACGCACCATCGCCACTCTCTGGAAGGAGACCATCGGGGTGCAGGCGGCCAGCCTCGACGACAACTTCTTCAAGGTCGGCGGAGACTCCCTCTCCATCATCCGCGTGTTCAACCGCCTGCGAGATGTTGTCGGGAAGAACATCGCCATCACCGACCTGTTCAAACACCCGACGATCCGTACCCTGTCGGAGTTCCTCGAGAAGTAA